The nucleotide window GACCATTGGTGAGATGGGCACTGGAGGCAAACCGCCCGATGTTGCCGTAGTCGTATTGCCATTCATAGGCCCGCTCACGCCCGGGGTGGTTGGGCTTGCCCGCGGAGCTTGCACACTTGAATGTGGGCCGGGCATCACGGActggttgttgtgttgcATATTCGACAGCGCCATCATTGTCTGCAGCCTGgcctgttcttcttggctATTCTGCcgcgccttctcctcggcttcctttCTTGCTGCCTGGGTCGGAGCCCGAGTCTTGAGCTCTCCTGTGACGTGTTGCAGATAGTACGGCATTTCCGAGTTCGTCTTGAGGAAAAATAGCTTCAGATTCCTTGCCTTGTCCTTCAGCTGGACCTGAGTGCGATCCCTCAGGATGGTTGAAATGGTTCCATGCGGCCCAAAAAGACCGAGAATTTGACTCCAATGGGGACCCTTCACCATGTCCAAACCAGCCATGagagccttctcctcttcaggACTCCAAGGCCTCCGAGTCGAATGCAGGCCTTCGCGCCTCGACGTATTAGATGACTTtgcaacagcagcctgcCGAGCCTTTTCGTACAGAGCCGCAGTGGGTAAAGATTGGTTTGGTGGAAGGCCATTCTCGTTCGTGGCAGCTGGAGCAGCAGGGGCTGCTGGCGCGGGGCTCTGTGTGTACGTCTGATATTGgccctggtgttgttgattcATTTGCGCGATGTAGTGAGGATGGGCCGGGGCGTGTCCGAGATTTGCGGTCCCGACAGTCCCCGAGTATATCATAgtcgaggtggtggggagccCATGCGGCGGCTCTTCTGGGATTTTCGGAAGGCTGGCAGCGATTAGATTCGCCAATTCGGTAGTCGAGCTATTCATGTCATGCTGTCCAGCGGAAGAGTCCTTAATCAGCCCGCTCAGGTCATGCGACAAGGACGAATCCTTGGCCAACTCCTGCTCGATGAGTTTTTTCAATGTTTCGTCATCATGTTGACCTGACAGATCTTCGCCGTCGAGTTCTTTGGTTTCCCCAGCCATCGGAAGTTGCGCTGTTGCAAGCCTCAGCGTTTCAGCAAGGCTGTCGTGCTGCTCCTCGATTTCCATATTCGTGGCCAGAActggctcctcctcttgtGTGGGTATGTTGATGCCGTAGCTCCTGGCGTAGTCAACTATAACAGCCAGGTGGCCTTGCAAAAACAAGCTCAGCAACTCGGAGATTCTCTCGGGTGACGATTGCTCCGCCAACGACCCTGTTCTTGTCAGTCCACCGACATTCAGAAATCCAAACGGGGAGGAGCAAGTACTCTTGATAGATTCATCAGCAGCCGATTGGACCAGCAATTCCCTTCTCTCGCGAACCTGACCAACCAGCCGCTCCTCATCCGGATTCAATGCCAGATCTCCACTGCGATTCTTCAAAACCTCATCGAACCGAGCAGGAAACAAAGTGTCCAACACGCCCAGCGCCGGCTGCGGTGGTTGGTGATTAAGTGCATCCAAGAAGAGCCGCGTCTTCAAGCTAACTAGCAATTCGGTCAAAGAGTCCTTGTATTCGCCGTCTTCGGGGATGAAGACGCTGAAAAAAGAATCGTGCACATCTTTCAGTGTCACATCGCCTGAGCCAAACACCATGCCTGCCACCGAAGCCAAGTTTGACATGCGGATCGTCTCCCTATCTTCCGAGTCTGTGATTTCCAACTCGTCGACCGAAAGGAGGTGAGAGTCTGAGTACATCTTTCGTGTGCTTTCAAACACATTCCAGAGCATACCATAGGCCTTGTAAAACTCGGATTCGGTCTGGGCAAGAAGTGCATCGGTGTCAGCTTTGGTATTCTGCGACAGTCTGATGAGGATCTGAACAGCAAAACTGCCCATGTTCAGGAGGCTCATGGACCGCATATGGTAAAAGGAGTGACGCGTAAAGTTTGCGATTTTGTTCCGTGTTTTCTCAGCCTCGGGCGTGGCAGGTATTGGGTTGGTGGTCCGTATCACGTTCACATCGTAATTAGCCAGCGCATTATTCAGCATCGTTTCCAGGTCGACAGGCGCCATGTCATGCCCATTCATCTCACCATGTCCCGCTTGCTCTGGGTGCCCGAGTTGCGCCTCATGTTGGGCAAACTCCATCTTCAACCGTTTTGCCAGGctatcctcatcatccacgtCAGAGCTCCTGGGTCGTTTGGCTTCACTCGGCATCTGGGCAGTAACGGGGACTCCCGGTGAAGGGTCAATTGGTGTTTGAGAGTCTGCCGGGGGTTGAGACATCGTCGGTTGCGGTAATAGCGCTTGAGATGGAGACTGATGCACGAGGGCATCCGTCTGGGCTTGGGCAGATGCTAAGAGCTGCTCTATCTGGACTGAAGGCGATTGTGCATCGAGCGCTGTGGTTGGAGTCGCAGCAAGCAGGTTCGGCGCCGGGCTCGGAACGGGGGCgggagttgatggtggtgggagagaggaaaCTGCTGCGGCTGTAGATATTAACGGAGTGGCAGGAGTTGCCGGCGTTGTTGGCGCTGCTGGCACTGTGagtgtgggtgtgggtgtggttgtggttgtggctTCCCCATGTTGCGacgtgggcggtggtggcggcggaggaggagcaggagcaggagcagtcGGAGCCGCAGTCTTCTCAGGAGCAACATCTGGCGCTtgttgagatggaggttgTTCAGGATCGGCCTTGATTGGACTATCGGCGTCTGGCATCGGAACATCgtcgttgctgctgttgttaaAGGCAGCAAAGAGATCGGCCTCGAGACCGGCGAGCATCGTGTCGGCCATGTTCGCAGCTTAGAGCGCGAAGCCCATTGAACGGAAGCTGAAGTCTCGTCGGTTTGACCCGCACACTTAGTGGCAGACTTGAACCGATCTCGAAGTATGTATACGACAAAAGAAGACAGTCCAATGGGTCCGACGGCGGGTGTCGTCTCTCTTGGGCGGGC belongs to Podospora bellae-mahoneyi strain CBS 112042 chromosome 6, whole genome shotgun sequence and includes:
- the TBF1 gene encoding TTAGGG repeat binding factor (EggNog:ENOG503NXYW; COG:K); translated protein: MADTMLAGLEADLFAAFNNSSNDDVPMPDADSPIKADPEQPPSQQAPDVAPEKTAAPTAPAPAPPPPPPPPTSQHGEATTTTTPTPTLTVPAAPTTPATPATPLISTAAAVSSLPPPSTPAPVPSPAPNLLAATPTTALDAQSPSVQIEQLLASAQAQTDALVHQSPSQALLPQPTMSQPPADSQTPIDPSPGVPVTAQMPSEAKRPRSSDVDDEDSLAKRLKMEFAQHEAQLGHPEQAGHGEMNGHDMAPVDLETMLNNALANYDVNVIRTTNPIPATPEAEKTRNKIANFTRHSFYHMRSMSLLNMGSFAVQILIRLSQNTKADTDALLAQTESEFYKAYGMLWNVFESTRKMYSDSHLLSVDELEITDSEDRETIRMSNLASVAGMVFGSGDVTLKDVHDSFFSVFIPEDGEYKDSLTELLVSLKTRLFLDALNHQPPQPALGVLDTLFPARFDEVLKNRSGDLALNPDEERLVGQVRERRELLVQSAADESIKRSLAEQSSPERISELLSLFLQGHLAVIVDYARSYGINIPTQEEEPVLATNMEIEEQHDSLAETLRLATAQLPMAGETKELDGEDLSGQHDDETLKKLIEQELAKDSSLSHDLSGLIKDSSAGQHDMNSSTTELANLIAASLPKIPEEPPHGLPTTSTMIYSGTVGTANLGHAPAHPHYIAQMNQQHQGQYQTYTQSPAPAAPAAPAATNENGLPPNQSLPTAALYEKARQAAVAKSSNTSRREGLHSTRRPWSPEEEKALMAGLDMVKGPHWSQILGLFGPHGTISTILRDRTQVQLKDKARNLKLFFLKTNSEMPYYLQHVTGELKTRAPTQAARKEAEEKARQNSQEEQARLQTMMALSNMQHNNQSVMPGPHSSVQAPRASPTTPGVSGPMNGNTTTATSGGLPPVPISPMVKSEPQEHHGLPKVTSFPSIAPAPAPSTSMQPPSKPQYHHLQPQPSSPHHQAQQHQAHQPHHPQQNQAQQQQQQQNRQSPQQQNQGQQHAQQHAQQHVQQHVQQPVQQQGQQQGHRQTQSQLHQAQQQLQAQQYQAPQHQAQQQQPPAPQRQQTMPHQPTAQHQHAPQAQQAQQAQQAQHQQTQQLQQVPQPHQGQQVQQHQQVQHSRPAQQQQQQAQQLQQVQQNQQAQRQHSHQQHVQQAHSQQLQQHQQQQQQQQQHQAQAPQPPQPQQQMHHQHRQAQQQVQQQAQPQAQPHRHIPSPTTSQPSPAPPRPAQPAQTAYQPQPQASTAQPSPAQASPPAVPGLPIPPNHHSTPDHQDQELLESLQAALAVQPN